A window of Chitinophaga sp. MM2321 contains these coding sequences:
- a CDS encoding FtsW/RodA/SpoVE family cell cycle protein produces MNSLLYRTKGDKVIWTIVFFLSLVSLLAVYSATGSLAYRERGGHTEYYLLKQLTVLVMGLLIIYFAHRVNYTIYARVAQIGFLVSIPLLIYTLAFGSNINEASRWIRLPIINLTFQTSDVAKLALFMYVSRQLSKKQHVINDFRKGFLPIIIPVGIICVLIMPANMSTALLLGASCMLLCFIGRVPVRFLASMVAAGMVLIVLMFFVAKMTGMEMRTKTWEKRIDNFVNNEHSEMPYQVQQANIAIAGGGVLGKGPGNSTQRNFLPHAYSDYIYATIIEEYGMFGAFLILAAYMLLLLRSIRIYRKCPYAFGAFLAVGLSVTLVIQALTNMAVNVQLFPVTGVTLPLVSMGGSSVLFTSMAIGIILSVARNVEEMEGKQAEKERLEKVIAQTENAAVA; encoded by the coding sequence ATGAACTCATTGCTCTATAGGACAAAAGGCGATAAAGTTATCTGGACGATAGTATTTTTTCTATCGCTGGTTAGCTTGCTGGCTGTATATAGCGCCACCGGTTCACTGGCCTACCGCGAACGTGGTGGCCACACAGAATATTATCTGCTGAAACAGCTCACGGTACTGGTAATGGGTTTGCTGATCATCTACTTTGCACACCGCGTAAATTATACCATTTACGCCCGTGTGGCACAGATAGGCTTCCTGGTATCCATACCGCTGCTGATATATACACTGGCATTCGGTTCGAATATCAATGAAGCCAGCAGATGGATCAGGCTACCGATCATCAACCTTACCTTCCAAACATCGGATGTGGCCAAACTGGCCTTATTCATGTATGTAAGCAGGCAGTTGTCAAAAAAACAACACGTGATCAACGATTTTAGAAAAGGATTCCTACCGATCATTATTCCGGTAGGTATCATCTGTGTACTGATCATGCCCGCCAATATGAGTACCGCATTACTGCTGGGCGCCAGCTGTATGTTGCTGTGTTTCATCGGCAGGGTACCCGTAAGGTTCCTCGCTTCCATGGTTGCAGCAGGAATGGTACTGATAGTGCTCATGTTCTTTGTAGCAAAAATGACAGGCATGGAGATGCGTACCAAAACATGGGAAAAACGTATCGACAACTTTGTAAATAATGAACACAGTGAGATGCCCTACCAGGTACAACAGGCCAACATCGCGATTGCCGGTGGTGGTGTGCTGGGTAAAGGCCCCGGTAACAGTACGCAACGCAACTTTTTGCCACACGCCTACTCTGATTATATCTACGCAACAATCATTGAAGAGTATGGCATGTTTGGCGCATTCCTGATCCTGGCCGCCTATATGCTGTTGCTGCTGCGGAGTATCAGGATCTATAGAAAATGTCCTTATGCTTTTGGTGCATTCCTGGCAGTAGGATTAAGTGTAACACTGGTGATACAGGCGTTAACCAATATGGCGGTAAACGTACAACTGTTCCCGGTTACAGGAGTTACCCTTCCACTGGTAAGTATGGGTGGCTCTTCTGTATTATTTACCAGTATGGCCATCGGTATCATCCTCAGTGTAGCACGTAATGTGGAAGAGATGGAAGGTAAACAGGCAGAAAAAGAACGTTTGGAAAAAGTAATTGCGCAGACAGAAAACGCTGCAGTCGCTTAA
- the murD gene encoding UDP-N-acetylmuramoyl-L-alanine--D-glutamate ligase gives MKHKLIILGAGESGIGAALLGKQQGYDVFVSDGSIIKDNYKQELAVNHISFEEGHHSWDVILGADEIVKSPGIPEKSELMKKVREKGVPVISEIELAYRFSTGKKIIAITGSNGKSTTTALTYHIFKSAGLDVAMVGNIGVSYARQVATAPAEYYVIEISSFQLDDIKEFKPNVAILLNITPDHLDRYEYKMENYAAAKFRIAMNQTKEDYFIYCMDDHEIMQHLAQQPIYSTLIPFTIMKPLKEGGFIANDQVHIEVDGEPVIMSMYDLSLKGKHNLYNSMAAGIAGRTMDIRKEKIRESLTSFKSLEHRMEYVATVKGVDFINDSKATNVNSVWFALESFDKPIVLIMGGVDKGNDYNAIRDLVKEKVKAIICLGIDNTPIAAALSKDTPVMINTSSMEEAVKAAFEQATKGDIVMLSPACASFDLFKNYEDRGRKFKEAVIAL, from the coding sequence ATGAAACACAAACTCATCATATTAGGAGCCGGTGAAAGTGGAATAGGCGCGGCCTTGCTGGGAAAACAGCAGGGGTATGATGTGTTCGTATCCGATGGCAGCATTATAAAAGATAACTATAAACAGGAACTGGCGGTAAACCACATCTCTTTTGAAGAAGGACATCATTCCTGGGATGTGATCCTGGGGGCAGACGAAATAGTAAAAAGCCCCGGCATCCCCGAAAAATCGGAACTGATGAAAAAGGTACGCGAAAAAGGTGTACCCGTGATTTCCGAGATAGAGTTGGCCTACCGTTTCTCGACAGGTAAAAAGATTATTGCCATCACCGGCAGCAACGGCAAAAGCACTACTACGGCCCTCACCTACCACATCTTTAAGTCTGCAGGACTCGATGTGGCCATGGTTGGCAATATTGGTGTAAGCTATGCCAGGCAGGTGGCGACCGCACCAGCGGAGTATTATGTGATTGAAATCAGCAGCTTCCAGCTGGATGACATAAAGGAGTTTAAACCCAATGTGGCCATCCTGCTGAACATTACGCCTGATCATCTGGACCGCTACGAGTACAAAATGGAAAACTATGCAGCGGCCAAATTCAGAATCGCCATGAACCAGACGAAGGAGGATTACTTCATCTATTGCATGGACGACCATGAGATCATGCAGCATTTAGCGCAGCAACCCATTTATTCAACATTAATACCTTTTACCATCATGAAACCACTGAAAGAAGGCGGCTTTATTGCCAACGACCAGGTGCACATCGAGGTCGATGGAGAACCGGTAATCATGTCCATGTATGATCTGTCATTAAAAGGCAAACACAATTTATATAATTCGATGGCAGCAGGAATTGCAGGCAGAACCATGGATATACGAAAAGAAAAGATCCGAGAGAGCCTTACGTCATTCAAAAGCCTCGAGCACCGGATGGAATATGTGGCTACCGTGAAAGGCGTTGATTTTATCAACGACAGCAAAGCCACCAATGTTAATTCCGTATGGTTCGCCCTCGAAAGTTTCGACAAGCCGATCGTACTGATCATGGGCGGTGTAGACAAAGGCAATGACTACAATGCTATCCGTGATCTGGTGAAGGAAAAAGTAAAAGCCATTATTTGCCTGGGCATAGATAACACACCGATAGCAGCAGCGTTATCGAAAGATACGCCTGTCATGATCAACACCAGTAGCATGGAAGAAGCCGTAAAGGCCGCTTTCGAACAGGCTACCAAAGGTGATATCGTGATGCTTTCACCGGCTTGTGCCAGCTTCGACCTGTTTAAAAATTATGAAGACAGGGGACGCAAGTTCAAAGAAGCAGTGATAGCATTGTAG
- the mraY gene encoding phospho-N-acetylmuramoyl-pentapeptide-transferase codes for MLYYFLNYLKTEFNYSIVGGGMFQFITFRVTMALLLSLVISLLLGKRIIKLLQRKQIGETIRELGLQGENTKKGTPTMGGLIILAAIIIPTLLFAQIANVYIWLVLLCTVWLGLIGFLDDYIKVFKKNKEGLAGRFKILGQVGLGLIVGSTLYFNTDVVVSREVIGAKKLAPYERQMTNHPERVTKDGHRFVDVKTPITTIPFVKNHEFNYSKLISWIPGAEKYTFVIYILIVIFIITAVSNGANITDGLDGLATGVSGIIGVCLGIFAYVSGNIQFAEYLNIMYIPNLGELSIFIAAFVGACVGFLWYNAYPAQVFMGDTGSLALGGIIAALAFIVRKELLIPIFCGVFLVELLSVMLQVSYFKYTKKKYGEGRRILKMSPLHHHYQKIGYHESKISVRFWIVTVMCVVFAIATFKMR; via the coding sequence ATGTTATATTATTTTTTAAATTACCTGAAAACAGAATTTAACTACAGCATCGTTGGTGGTGGAATGTTTCAGTTTATCACCTTCCGCGTAACGATGGCACTCCTGCTCTCGCTGGTTATCTCCTTGTTATTGGGTAAACGTATTATAAAACTCCTGCAACGCAAACAGATCGGTGAAACGATCCGTGAGCTGGGCCTTCAGGGTGAAAACACCAAGAAGGGCACACCTACTATGGGGGGGCTTATTATACTCGCTGCTATCATCATCCCTACTTTACTTTTTGCGCAGATCGCCAATGTATATATCTGGCTGGTTTTATTATGTACCGTTTGGCTGGGGCTGATCGGATTCCTGGACGATTATATCAAAGTATTTAAAAAGAATAAAGAAGGATTGGCCGGCAGGTTCAAAATACTGGGACAGGTTGGTCTTGGTTTGATCGTAGGATCTACCCTCTATTTCAATACCGATGTGGTAGTATCCCGCGAGGTAATTGGCGCCAAGAAACTGGCCCCCTACGAAAGACAGATGACCAATCATCCGGAACGCGTTACTAAAGACGGACACCGGTTTGTGGATGTGAAAACGCCCATCACCACTATTCCTTTTGTAAAAAATCATGAGTTCAATTATTCCAAACTGATCTCCTGGATACCCGGCGCAGAAAAATATACGTTCGTCATCTATATACTGATCGTCATCTTTATCATCACCGCCGTATCCAACGGCGCAAATATAACGGATGGATTGGATGGCCTGGCAACAGGAGTGTCGGGCATAATCGGAGTATGTCTCGGCATTTTTGCTTATGTATCGGGCAACATCCAGTTTGCAGAATACCTGAACATCATGTACATCCCTAACCTGGGAGAGCTGTCTATTTTCATTGCGGCTTTCGTAGGTGCCTGTGTAGGTTTCCTCTGGTACAATGCTTATCCGGCGCAGGTGTTCATGGGAGATACCGGCAGCCTGGCACTGGGAGGCATCATTGCTGCACTGGCCTTCATTGTGCGGAAGGAATTGCTGATCCCGATTTTCTGCGGCGTATTCCTGGTGGAACTGTTGTCTGTGATGTTGCAGGTGTCTTACTTTAAATACACAAAGAAGAAATATGGTGAAGGCAGACGTATACTGAAAATGTCGCCGCTGCATCACCACTATCAGAAGATTGGCTATCATGAAAGTAAAATATCCGTACGCTTCTGGATCGTGACCGTGATGTGCGTGGTATTTGCTATTGCAACATTTAAAATGAGATAA